Proteins encoded together in one Quercus lobata isolate SW786 chromosome 3, ValleyOak3.0 Primary Assembly, whole genome shotgun sequence window:
- the LOC115980209 gene encoding uncharacterized protein LOC115980209 produces MAGDPLKRNQNLYCAYHQESGHTTDDCRNLKNYLDRLVREGKLRHLLHRPEGWQEPSNNETRQSTLRPPIGTINVILAAPGRTGSVPFRVMSVSSFLTEPDDRESKRARMSATPLIGFTEEDKRGTIQPHDNALVVTLRIGGYDVKRVLVD; encoded by the coding sequence atggctggCGACCCTTTGAAGCGTAATCAGAACCTGTATTGCGCGTACCATCAGGAGTCAGGTCACACTACTGATGATTGCAGGAACCTGAAGAACTATTTAGACCGGCtcgtccgagaagggaagctgAGACATCTGCTGCATCGCCCTGAAGGATGGCAAGAACCATCAAACAATGAAACCAGACAAAGTACGTtgaggccacccattggcacaattaatgtcattctCGCCGCACCTGGAAGAACAGGCTCTGTCCCCTTCAGGGTAATGTCAGTGAGCAGTTTCCTGACTGAGCCAGATGACAGGGAATCCAAAAGAGCTAGAATGAGCGCCACGCCATTAATCGGGTTCACGGAGGAAGACAAACGAGGAACTATCCAACCCCACGACAATGCCTTAGTTGTTACGCTTAGAATAGGAGGttatgacgtgaaaagggtgttagttgATTAA
- the LOC115980210 gene encoding protein NYNRIN-like, producing MYPDLYKGLNLKQEDLSPYDSPLVSFDGKVVIPRGLIRLPVQTDSDIVEVNFIVVDALLPLHSYRGPAMASCTRGCVVNLAPKGSEGPATEVNCEELEKVLVGSDPERFFQIGSELPPREKLALAAFLRQNIDVFAWDPYEAPGVDPGFICYHLNVNPAITPKRQAPRQPSKEHAEAVREEVVRLKKAGAIKEVMPFGLKNAGSTYQRMMTKMFEQQMGKSVEVYIDDMVVKSKVGPDHLEDLGNVFQILRKYKLRLNAAKCSFGVGSGKFLGYMVTHRGIEVNPNQIRAIRSLQPPRNPKEVQKLTGIIAALNRFISRSANRCRPFFLLLHKWKGFEWNEDCAVAFQQLKEYLARPPIMSSPDADEVLFAYIAVAPHAVSLVLIREDNGTQRLVYYVSKSLHEAKTRYLPLEKAILAVVQATRKLPHYFQAHTMVVLTQLPIKSVLHSADYTSRIAKWGTILGAFDIRYMPRTAVKGQVLADLIAEFAEPTLEEQNVAGSLGADEKMISTVSQHENTWWKAHVDGAANQRGSGLGLVLLSPEGITIEKSLRLGFSATNNETEYEALLEGMGMIRKLGGKSVDMFSDSRLIVGQVNGEMETKDERMQEYLVRVKYLQTQFHHFRLTHVPRSGNTHADSLATLATSSAQSLPRVILVEEILRPLTEKANGVGIHNIRAGPSWMDPIVLYLKHDTLPDDKVEAGKIRRKATRFWLSEDSKLYRRSFSWPYLLCVHPEAVELILEELHEGICGSHTRGRSLSHRALTLGYWWPSMHKEALDYVKKCDQCQRFAPSIHQPGGKLNPLSSPWPFAQWGLDILGPFPKATGNRKFLLVGTDYFTKWFDSKAFRRYCSELGIVNRYSTPAYPQSNGQAEAVNKTIMNGLKKRLDDAKGRWVEELAHVL from the exons atgtaccctgatttgtATAAGGGACTAAACTTGAAGCAGGAAGACCTGTCGCCATACGATTCCCCCCTGGTTAGCTTTGACGGAAAGGTCGTCATTCCGAGAGGCTTGATTAGGTTGCCTGTGCAAACAGACTCAGATATAGTAGAAGTGAACTTCATCGTCGTAGATGCATTACTCCCCTTACACAGCTATCGTGGCCCGGCCATGGCTTCATGCACTAGGGGCTGTGTCGTTAACCttgcaccaaaag GCAGTGAGGGGCCAGCCACGGAGGTGAACTGTGAGGAGTTGGAGAAAGTACTGGTCGGATCTGACCCCGAGAgattttttcaaattggttcAGAGTTGCCGCCCCGAGAGAAGTTAGCACTAGCAGCTTTCCTCCGACAGAATATAGACGTGTTTGCTTGGGACCCCTATGAGGCTCCCGGGGTCGACCCAGGTTTCATCTGCTACCACCTTAATGTGAATCCGGCTATAACCCCTAAGCGGCAGGCTCCTCGGCAACCATCGAAAGAACATGCCGAGGCCGTGAGAGAAGAGGTCGTAAGACTGAAGAaagctggggctatcaaagag gtgatgccctttggcctgAAAAATGCCGGGtcaacctatcaaaggatgatgaccaagatGTTTGAACAGCAGATGGGTAAAAGCGTTGAAGTgtacatagacgacatggtggttaaAAGCAAAGTAGGTCCAGATCATCTTGAAGACCTCGGCAATGTTTTTCAAATACTGAGAAAGTATAAGCTACGACTGAACGCAGCCAAGTGTTCGTTTGGAGTGggatcaggaaaattcttaggttatATGGTGACTCACAGAGGCATAGAGGTTAACCCTAACCAGATAAGAGCCATTCGTAGcttgcagcctcctcggaaccctaaagaggtccagaagcttacTGGTATAATAGCTGCTTTAAACCGTTTCATTTCACGTTCAGCAAATAGATGCAGGCCATTTTTCCTCCTAttacacaagtggaagggatttgagtggaaTGAAGACTGCGCTGTAGCTTTCCAACAGTTAAAGGAGTACCTCGCCCGACCACCAATTATGTCCAGTCCAGATGCCGAcgaggttttgtttgcctacatTGCGGTAGCCCCGCATGCGGTGAGCTTGGTGCTAATTCGAGAAGACAACGGCACACAGCGACTAGTCTATTACGTTAGTAAATCACTGCACGAGGCAAAAACACGTTATCTTCCCCTCGAGAAGGCTATCTTGGCTGTCGTGCAGGCCACGCGAAAGCTTCCGCACTACTTTCAAGCACACACTATGGTGGTGCTAACACAACTCCCCATAAAGTCTGTCCTACACAGCGCCGATTACACAAGTAGAATTGCAAAGTGGGGAACGATCCTGGGCGCTTTCGATATTAGGTACATGCCTCGTACTGCTGTAAAGGGTCAGGTCCTTGCCGACCTAATAGCAGAGTTTGCGGAGCCCACGCTAGAGGAACAAAACGTTGCGGGATCACTAGGGGCTGATGAGAAGATGATCAGCACGGTCTCCCAGCATGAAAACACCTGGTGGAAAGCGCACGTCGATGGCGCAGCaaaccaaaggggctcagggTTAGGACTTGTCCTGCTCTCACCTGAAGGGATAACCATAGAGAAGTCATTGAGACTCGGGTTTTCAGCCACGAATAACGAAACCGAATATGAGGCGCTATTGGAGGGAATGGGAATGATCCGAAAATTGGGGGGAAAATCCGTAGACATGTTCTCAGATTCAAGACTTATTGTGGGGCAGGTAAATGGAGAGATGGAGACaaaggatgaaagaatgcaagagtatctagtTAGGGTTAAGTACCTGCagacccaatttcatcacttcCGCTTGACACACGTACCCAGAAGTGGGAACACTCATGCTGATTCTCTCGCGACGttggctacctcctcggctcaaTCCCTACCTCGGGTTATTCTGGTAGAAGAGATCCTCCGTCCACTAACTGAGAAGGCCAATGGGGTTGGAATACATAACATCAGGGCAGGaccgagctggatggaccctatcgTTCTGTACTTAAAGCATGACACCTTGCCTGATGATAAGGTTGAGGCTGGCAAAATCAGGAGAAAAGCAACTCGATTCTGGTTGTCAGAGGACTCCAAGCTTTACAGACGCTCGTTCTCATGGCCATATTTGCTGTGTGTGCACCCAGAGGCTGTAGAACTCATCCTGGAAGAGTTGCACGAAGGAATTTGCGGAAGTCACACGAGGGGTAGGTCTTTGTCTCACAGAGCCTTAACGctgggttattggtggccgagcatgcataaGGAAGCCCTGgattatgtgaagaagtgcgaccaatgccaaAGATTCGCTCCGAGCATACACCAGCCTGGTGGAAAGCTAAACCCATTGTCCAGTCCCTGGCCATTTGCGCAATGGGGCCTAGATATACTTGGTCCGTTCCCCAAGGCAACAGGGAACAGAAAATTTCTTCTCGTCGGCaccgactacttcaccaaatgg tttGACAGCAAAGCCTTCAGAAGATACTGCAGTGAGCTAGGAATTGTTAACCGGTACTCCACGCCAGCTTACCCCCAGAGTAATGGACAAGCGGAAGCCGTCAATAAAACTATAATGAACGGACTGAAAAAGAGACTAGATGACGCAAAAGGAAGATGGGTAGAGGAGTTAGCCCATGTCTTGTGA
- the LOC115979831 gene encoding 60S ribosomal protein L26-1: MKYNPRVTSSRRKNRKAHFTAPSSVRRVLMSAPLSTDLRSKHNVRSMPVRKDDEVQVVRGTYKGREGKVVQVYRRKWVIHIERITREKVNGSTVNVGINPSKVVITKLRLDKDRKSLLDRKAKGRAAADKEKGTKFTAEDVMQNID, translated from the coding sequence ATGAAGTACAACCCAAGAGTAACGAGCTCACGGCGCAAGAACCGTAAGGCCCACTTCACAGCTCCGTCGAGCGTGAGGCGCGTGCTGATGAGCGCGCCTCTGTCCACCGACCTGAGGAGCAAGCACAATGTGAGGTCCATGCCGGTGAGGAAGGACGACGAGGTCCAGGTCGTGCGCGGGACCTACAAGGGCCGCGAGGGCAAGGTTGTCCAGGTGTACCGTCGCAAATGGGTCATCCACATCGAGCGGATCACCCGCGAGAAGGTCAACGGGTCGACGGTCAACGTCGGAATCAACCCCTCCAAGGTTGTCATCACCAAGCTCCGCCTCGATAAGGACCGTAAGTCTCTTCTCGACCGCAAGGCCAAGGGTCGCGCCGCCGCCGACAAGGAAAAGGGTACCAAGTTCACTGCTGAGGATGTCATGCAGAACATTGATTAA
- the LOC115979832 gene encoding mitochondrial outer membrane protein porin 2-like, whose product MSKGPGLFTDIGKKAKDLLTRDFNSDQKFTVSTYSDAGVALTSTAVKKGGFSTGDVAAQYKYKNAVFDVKVDTESNISTTITFTEILPSTKTIASFKVPDYNSGKLEVQYFHDHATLTTAVALNQSPAIDVSATIGTPSIAFGAEAGYDTTTGNFTKYTAGFSVAKPESSASIILGDKGDSIKASYVHHLDQFKKSAAVGEITRKFSTNENTFTVGGLYAIDSLTVVKAKLNNHGKLGALLQHEVIPKSVLTVSGEVDTKALDKNPKFGLAIALRP is encoded by the exons ATGAGCAAGGGACCAGGACTTTTCACAGATATCGGCAAGAAAgccaaag aTCTTCTAACCAGGGACTTCAACTCCGATCAGAAGTTCACTGTCTCTACCTACAGCGATGCTGGAGTG GCACTTACATCAACAGCAGTGAAGAAAGGAGGATTCTCAACTGGGGATGTGGCAGCACAGTACAAGTACAAGAACGCAGTTTTTGACGTCAAAGTTGATACAGAATCTAAT atctCAACAACCATTACATTCACTGAAATCCTCCCATCCACAAAGACAATTGCTTCATTTAAAGTGCCTGATTATAACTCTGGCAAG TTGGAGGTGCAATACTTCCATGACCATGCTACCTTGACAACAGCCGTTGCTTTGAACCAATCCCCTGCCATTGATGTTTCAGCCACCATTGGTACCCCTAGCATTGCTTTTGGTGCAGAGGCGGGTTATGATACTACAACTGGTAATTTTACGAAATACACTGCTGGCTTTAGTGTGGCAAAACCAGAATCATCTGCTTCAATAATCTT gggCGACAAGGGGGACAGTATAAAAGCATCATATGTGCATCACTTGGATCAGTTTAAGAAGAGTGCTGCTGTTGGAGAGATCACTAGAAAGTTCTCTACTAATGAGAACACTTTCACAGTTGGAGGGTTATATGCGATTGATAGCCTGACAGTGGTGAAAGCAAAGCTCAATAACCATGGGAAGCTAGGAGCTCTCCTGCAGCATGAGGTCATACCCAAGTCAGTGCTGACAGTGTCTGGAGAGGTTGACACCAAGGCCTTGGACAAAAATCCCAAGTTTGGATTGGCCATTGCTCTTAGGCCCTGA